The proteins below come from a single Agelaius phoeniceus isolate bAgePho1 chromosome 22, bAgePho1.hap1, whole genome shotgun sequence genomic window:
- the THRAP3 gene encoding thyroid hormone receptor-associated protein 3 isoform X1 — translation MSKTNKSKSGSRSSRSRSGSRSRSRSFSKSRSRSRSISRSRKRRLSSRSRSRSYSPSHNRERNHPRVYQNRDFRGHNRGYRRPYYFRGRNRGFYPWGQYNRGGYGNYRSNWQNYRQAYSPRRGRSRSRSPKRRSPSPRSRSHSRNSDKSSSDRSRRSSSSRSSSNHSRVESSKRKSGKEKKSSSKDARASQAAGDNQGDESKEQQFSGAGAQDAKASEGSKAWQDVSSYGTGSTSRGSVSELSPRERSPALKSPLQSVVVRRRSPRPSPVQKPSPPRSSPSPMGSAAQSGSTSFQGGSHQSPFEHGSAGMSPTRKSPVCKSPTPVSSLYGAAPKEEGTAPGGGAFSKRYLEEQKTENGKDKDQKVTNAEKEKSKEKGNFSELGSTDGKAKSDSYGSKADSEKGYRGSQSPKRYKFRDDFDKLKVPEFHKEGHYGKDETDEQDKKDKAKGRKDSEFDDEPKFMSKVVATSSKSQEEDRSGKWEGVVFLPPGKEKQRKSDEMEEESYSERSKKEERSGSKRNEPGHRGFVPEKNFRVTTYKSSQEKSSSPPPRKASEVKEKPGTKVEGLTPGKSSFSITREAQVNIRMDSFDEDLARPSGILAQERKLCRDLVHSNKKEQEFRSIFHHIQSAQSQRSPSELFAQHIVTIVHHVREHHFGSSAMTLNERFTKYLKKGMEQDAAKNKKSPEIHRRIDISPSTFRKHGFSQEESKSSRDSGFKAEGKYKDDPVDLRLDIERRKKHKERDLKRDKSRESVDSRDSSHSRERSTEKTEKSHKGSKKKKHRRVRERSRSSSSSSWSSHSVKAEEYPEETEEREESSTGFDKSRLGTKEFSGPNERGRARGTFQFRARGRGWGRGNFSGNNNSNSGGNNDFQKRSREEEWDPEYTPKSKKYYLHDDREGEGTDKWVNRGRGRGAFPRGRGRFMFRKSSTSPKWAHDKFSGEEGEIEDDESGTENREEKDALQTTAE, via the exons ATgtctaaaacaaacaaatccaaGTCTGGCTCGCGTTCCTCGCGCTCGAGGTCGGGCTCGAGGTCCCGCTCCCGTTCCTTCTCCAAATCCCGCTCCCGGTCCCGCTCCATCTCCCGCTCCAGGAAACGCAGACTGAG ttctAGGTCTCGTTCAAGATCCTATTCTCCATCTCACAACAGAGAAAGGAACCACCCACGGGTCTATCAGAACCGTGATTTCAGAGGCCATAACAGAGGATACCGGAGACCGTATTATTTCCGTGGCCGGAACCGAGGGTTTTACCCCTGGGGCCAGTACAACCGAGGAGGATATGGGAATTACAGATCCAACTGGCAAAACTACCGCCAGGCCTACAGCCCTCGCAGGGGGAGGTCGCGCTCCCGCTCGCCCAAGAGGAGATCTCCTTCCCCAAGGTCCAGAAGCCATTCCAGGAATTCGGATAAATCATCTTCCGACCGCTCAAGGAGGTCGTCCTCTTCCCGCTCGTCCTCGAATCACAGTCGGGTTGAATCTTCCAAGCGTAAATCTGGCAAGGAGAAGAAATCATCCTCCAAGGATGCCCGGGCATCCCAGGCTGCGGGAGACAACCAAGGAGACGAGTCTAAGGAGCAGCAGTTTTCAGGAGCCGGGGCTCAAGATGCCAAGGCATCCGAGGGATCAAAAGCGTGGCAAGATGTCAGCAGCTATGGCACGGGCTCCACGTCCAGAGGGTCGGTGTCGGAGCTGAGCCCCCGGGAGCGCAGCCCTGCCCTCAAGAGCCCGCTGCAGTCGGTCGTGGTGCGGCGGCGCTcgccccggcccagccccgtgCAGAAGCCGAGCCCACCACGCTCCAGCCCGTCCCCgatgggctctgctgcccagagcGGCTCCACCTCCTTCCAGGGGGGCTCCCACCAGAGCCCCTTCGAGCACGGCTCGGCAGGAATGAGCCCCACCAGAAAGAGCCCGGTGTGCAAAAGCCCCACACCCGTCAGTTCGCTGTATGGTGCCGCTCCGAAGGAGGAGGGCACGGCTCCCGGGGGAGGAGCCTTCTCCAAGAG GTATCTGGAAGAGCAGAAGACTGAGAACGGGAAAGACAAAGACCAGAAAGTAACAAatgctgagaaagaaaaaagtaaagaaaaagggaatttcTCTGAGTTGGGATCAACAGATGGAAAGGCAAAATCTGACTCGTACGGATCGAAAGCTGACTCGGAGAAGGGATACCGCGGCAGCCAGTCGCCCAAGCGCTACAAGTTCAGGGATGACTTTGACAAGCTCAAGGTCCCAGAGTTCCACAAGGAAGGTCATTATGGGAAAGATGAAACAGATGAGCAGGACAAGAAAGACAAGGCAAAGGGCCGGAAAGATTCGGAATTTGATGATGAGCCCAAATTTATGTCTAAAGTCGTAGCGACTTCAAGTAAAAGTCAAGAAGAGGATAGGTCAGGAAAATGGGAAGGTGTGGTGTTCCTGccacctggaaaagagaagcaaaGGAAGTCTGATGAAATGGAGGAGGAAAGCTATTCTGAAAGATccaaaaaagaagagagatCAGGATCCAAGAGAAATGAACCTGGTCACAGGGGTTTTGTACCTGAAAAGAATTTTAGAGTGACCACTTACAAGTCAAGCCAGGAAAAAAGCTCTTCCCCTCCACCAAGGAAGGCTTCTGAGGTGAAGGAGAAGCCAGGCACCAAAGTAGAGGGGCTAACTCCTGGCAAATCCTCCTTTTCCATTACTCGTGAGGCCCAGGTCAATATTCGAATGGATTCCTTCGATGAGGATCTTGCACG TCCCAGTGGCATATTGGCTCAGGAGAGGAAGCTGTGCCGGGATCTTGTGCACAGCAACAAGAAAGAGCAGGAATTCCGCTCCATTTTCCATCACATCCAGTCGGCTCAGTCGCAGCGCAGCCCTTCTGAACTGTTTGCTCAGCACATAGTGACTATAGTCCATCATGTAAGAG AGCATCACTTTGGGTCTTCAGCTATGACGCTGAACGAACGCTTTACCAAATATCTAAAGAAAGGAATGGAACAAGATGCAGCTAAAAACAAAAAGAGCCCTGAAATCCACAG gAGGATAGATATATCTCCCAGTACTTTTAGAAAACATGGATTCTCTCAAGAGGAATCGAAAAGCTCCAGAGATTCTGGCTTCAAG GCTGAAGGAAAATATAAGGACGACCCTGTTGATCTGCGCCTTGATATTGAACGCCGTAAAAAACATAAGGAAAGAGATCTTAAACGCGATAAATCCAGGGAGTCGGTGGACTCGAGAGATTCAAGTCACTCAAGGGAAAGATCAACTGAGAAAACGGAGAAAAGTCACAAAGGCTCAAAGAAAAA GAAACACCGACGGGTGCGTGAGAGATCCAGGTCCAGCTCGTCGTCGTCGTGGTCCTCTCACTCCGTCAAAGCAGAGGAGTATCCcgaggagactgaggagagggaggagagctCCACAGGCTTTGACAAATCCCGGCTTGGGACTAAGGAATTCTCTGGTCCAAATGAGAGAGGAAGAGCGAGAGGAACCTTT CAGTTCAGAGCTCGAGGGAGAGGATGGGGCAGAGGCAACTTTTCAggcaacaacaacagcaacagtGGCGGCAACAATGACTTCCAGAAGCGCAGCAGAGAGGAGGAGTGGGACCCTGAGTACACACCTAAGAGCAAGAAATACTACTTG CACGACGACCGCGAGGGCGAGGGCACGGACAAGTGGGTGAACAGGGGCCGCGGCCGTGGCGCCTTCCCCCGGGGAAGAGGCCGCTTCATGTTCCGCAAGTCCAGCACCAGCCCCAAGTGGGCTCATGACAAGTTCAGTGGGGAAGAGGGAGAAATCGAAGACGACGAAAGCGGAACGGAAAACCGGGAGGAAAAGGACGCCCTGCAGACGACGGCCGAGTAG
- the LOC129129955 gene encoding SH3 domain-containing kinase-binding protein 1-like gives MEPTKFPLTKRMAPAPPIPAKTKPAPVLATKPSDPQPSTSADMEWGRAGDPDPNGFNMVSVTTARLSHPTATRPRVPGQRPPSMALGSTEGPHGGEQPQGLPHAALCAPVPSTGQAPVPPWSTEGQEVQEGRPLALEDLKAEVRTLHILVDLMRVQHLRDLQELRQELCQERAQRQALQAEIERVRKGLPC, from the exons ATGGAGCCAACCAAGTTCCCACTCACCAAGAGGATGGCTCCTGCTCCCCCCATTCCTGCCAAGACCAAACCAGCCCCCGTGCTGGCCACCAA gcccagtgacccccagcccagcacctcaGCTGACATGGAGTGGGGCAGAGCCGGTGACCCAG ATCCCAATGGCTTCAACATGGTGTCAGTGaccacagccaggctgagccaCCCCACAGCCACACGGCCACGAGTCCCCGGCCAGCGGCCACCCAGCATGGCCTTGGGGAGCACGGAGGGTCCCCATGgcggggagcagccccaggggctgccccatgctgccctctgtgcccctgtccccagcacggGGCAGGCGCCTGTCCCACCATGGagcacagaggggcaggaggtgcaggagggGAGGCCACTGGCCCTGGAGGACCTGAAGGCTGAGGTCCGGACTCTGCACATCCTTGTGGACCTGATGCGAGTCCAGCACCT GCGGGACCTGCAGGAGCTgcggcaggagctgtgccaggagcggGCTCAGCGCCAGGCACTGCAG GCGGAGATCGAGCGGGTGAGGAAGGGGCTGCCCTGTTAG
- the EVA1B gene encoding protein eva-1 homolog B isoform X1: MPRHGLERDGALGGDPSPCRALLSPCPADAQHVPPLEPLRTARHRMESRRRDMELLSNSMAAYAHIRANPESFGLYFVLGVCFGLVLTLCLLVLRLSCRPSPRPPARPGDISEDDEDDEEDEDEEDTVDRAASESLLPVTEIPLESHGPGDGALAVNVFASAEELERAQRLEERERIIREIWRNGQPDILGSGTIGTLGRVHYY; the protein is encoded by the exons ATGCCCAGGCACGGCCTTGAAAGGGACGGGGCACTTGGGggggatcccagcccctgcagagccttGCTCAGCCCGTGTCCCGCAGATGCCCAGCATGTGCCGCCCCTGGAGCCGCTGAGAACCGCCAGGCACAGGATGGAGAGTCGCCGGAgggacatggagctgctcagcaaCAGCATGGCCGCGTACGCCCACATCCGAG CCAACCCCGAGAGCTTCGGGCTCTACTTCGTGCTGGGCGTCTGCTTCGGGCTGGTGCtcaccctgtgcctgctggTGCTGCGCTTGTCCTGCCGGCCCTCCCCGCGGCCCCCGGCGCGCCCCGGCGACATCAGCGAGGACGACGAGGACGACGAGGAGGACGAGGACGAAGAGGACACCGTCGACCGCGCAGCGTCTGAGTCGCTGCTGCCGGTGACCGAGATCCCGCTGGAAAGCCACGGTCCCGGGGACGGGGCGCTGGCCGTGAACGTGTTCGCGTCGGCCGAGGAGCTGGAGCGGGCGCAGCGGCTGGAGGAGCGGGAGCGCATCATCCGCGAGATCTGGCGCAACGGGCAGCCCGACATCCTGGGATCCGGCACCATCGGCACCCTGGGCCGCGTCCACTACTACTGA
- the THRAP3 gene encoding thyroid hormone receptor-associated protein 3 isoform X2, which yields MSKTNKSKSGSRSSRSRSGSRSRSRSFSKSRSRSRSISRSRKRRLSSRSRSRSYSPSHNRERNHPRVYQNRDFRGHNRGYRRPYYFRGRNRGFYPWGQYNRGGYGNYRSNWQNYRQAYSPRRGRSRSRSPKRRSPSPRSRSHSRNSDKSSSDRSRRSSSSRSSSNHSRVESSKRKSGKEKKSSSKDARASQAAGDNQGDESKEQQFSGAGAQDAKASEGSKAWQDVSSYGTGSTSRGSVSELSPRERSPALKSPLQSVVVRRRSPRPSPVQKPSPPRSSPSPMGSAAQSGSTSFQGGSHQSPFEHGSAGMSPTRKSPVCKSPTPVSSLYGAAPKEEGTAPGGGAFSKRYLEEQKTENGKDKDQKVTNAEKEKSKEKGNFSELGSTDGKAKSDSYGSKADSEKGYRGSQSPKRYKFRDDFDKLKVPEFHKEGHYGKDETDEQDKKDKAKGRKDSEFDDEPKFMSKVVATSSKSQEEDRSGKWEGVVFLPPGKEKQRKSDEMEEESYSERSKKEERSGSKRNEPGHRGFVPEKNFRVTTYKSSQEKSSSPPPRKASEVKEKPGTKVEGLTPGKSSFSITREAQVNIRMDSFDEDLARPSGILAQERKLCRDLVHSNKKEQEFRSIFHHIQSAQSQRSPSELFAQHIVTIVHHVREHHFGSSAMTLNERFTKYLKKGMEQDAAKNKKSPEIHRRIDISPSTFRKHGFSQEESKSSRDSGFKAEGKYKDDPVDLRLDIERRKKHKERDLKRDKSRESVDSRDSSHSRERSTEKTEKSHKGSKKKKHRRVRERSRSSSSSSWSSHSVKAEEYPEETEEREESSTGFDKSRLGTKEFSGPNERGRARGTFFRARGRGWGRGNFSGNNNSNSGGNNDFQKRSREEEWDPEYTPKSKKYYLHDDREGEGTDKWVNRGRGRGAFPRGRGRFMFRKSSTSPKWAHDKFSGEEGEIEDDESGTENREEKDALQTTAE from the exons ATgtctaaaacaaacaaatccaaGTCTGGCTCGCGTTCCTCGCGCTCGAGGTCGGGCTCGAGGTCCCGCTCCCGTTCCTTCTCCAAATCCCGCTCCCGGTCCCGCTCCATCTCCCGCTCCAGGAAACGCAGACTGAG ttctAGGTCTCGTTCAAGATCCTATTCTCCATCTCACAACAGAGAAAGGAACCACCCACGGGTCTATCAGAACCGTGATTTCAGAGGCCATAACAGAGGATACCGGAGACCGTATTATTTCCGTGGCCGGAACCGAGGGTTTTACCCCTGGGGCCAGTACAACCGAGGAGGATATGGGAATTACAGATCCAACTGGCAAAACTACCGCCAGGCCTACAGCCCTCGCAGGGGGAGGTCGCGCTCCCGCTCGCCCAAGAGGAGATCTCCTTCCCCAAGGTCCAGAAGCCATTCCAGGAATTCGGATAAATCATCTTCCGACCGCTCAAGGAGGTCGTCCTCTTCCCGCTCGTCCTCGAATCACAGTCGGGTTGAATCTTCCAAGCGTAAATCTGGCAAGGAGAAGAAATCATCCTCCAAGGATGCCCGGGCATCCCAGGCTGCGGGAGACAACCAAGGAGACGAGTCTAAGGAGCAGCAGTTTTCAGGAGCCGGGGCTCAAGATGCCAAGGCATCCGAGGGATCAAAAGCGTGGCAAGATGTCAGCAGCTATGGCACGGGCTCCACGTCCAGAGGGTCGGTGTCGGAGCTGAGCCCCCGGGAGCGCAGCCCTGCCCTCAAGAGCCCGCTGCAGTCGGTCGTGGTGCGGCGGCGCTcgccccggcccagccccgtgCAGAAGCCGAGCCCACCACGCTCCAGCCCGTCCCCgatgggctctgctgcccagagcGGCTCCACCTCCTTCCAGGGGGGCTCCCACCAGAGCCCCTTCGAGCACGGCTCGGCAGGAATGAGCCCCACCAGAAAGAGCCCGGTGTGCAAAAGCCCCACACCCGTCAGTTCGCTGTATGGTGCCGCTCCGAAGGAGGAGGGCACGGCTCCCGGGGGAGGAGCCTTCTCCAAGAG GTATCTGGAAGAGCAGAAGACTGAGAACGGGAAAGACAAAGACCAGAAAGTAACAAatgctgagaaagaaaaaagtaaagaaaaagggaatttcTCTGAGTTGGGATCAACAGATGGAAAGGCAAAATCTGACTCGTACGGATCGAAAGCTGACTCGGAGAAGGGATACCGCGGCAGCCAGTCGCCCAAGCGCTACAAGTTCAGGGATGACTTTGACAAGCTCAAGGTCCCAGAGTTCCACAAGGAAGGTCATTATGGGAAAGATGAAACAGATGAGCAGGACAAGAAAGACAAGGCAAAGGGCCGGAAAGATTCGGAATTTGATGATGAGCCCAAATTTATGTCTAAAGTCGTAGCGACTTCAAGTAAAAGTCAAGAAGAGGATAGGTCAGGAAAATGGGAAGGTGTGGTGTTCCTGccacctggaaaagagaagcaaaGGAAGTCTGATGAAATGGAGGAGGAAAGCTATTCTGAAAGATccaaaaaagaagagagatCAGGATCCAAGAGAAATGAACCTGGTCACAGGGGTTTTGTACCTGAAAAGAATTTTAGAGTGACCACTTACAAGTCAAGCCAGGAAAAAAGCTCTTCCCCTCCACCAAGGAAGGCTTCTGAGGTGAAGGAGAAGCCAGGCACCAAAGTAGAGGGGCTAACTCCTGGCAAATCCTCCTTTTCCATTACTCGTGAGGCCCAGGTCAATATTCGAATGGATTCCTTCGATGAGGATCTTGCACG TCCCAGTGGCATATTGGCTCAGGAGAGGAAGCTGTGCCGGGATCTTGTGCACAGCAACAAGAAAGAGCAGGAATTCCGCTCCATTTTCCATCACATCCAGTCGGCTCAGTCGCAGCGCAGCCCTTCTGAACTGTTTGCTCAGCACATAGTGACTATAGTCCATCATGTAAGAG AGCATCACTTTGGGTCTTCAGCTATGACGCTGAACGAACGCTTTACCAAATATCTAAAGAAAGGAATGGAACAAGATGCAGCTAAAAACAAAAAGAGCCCTGAAATCCACAG gAGGATAGATATATCTCCCAGTACTTTTAGAAAACATGGATTCTCTCAAGAGGAATCGAAAAGCTCCAGAGATTCTGGCTTCAAG GCTGAAGGAAAATATAAGGACGACCCTGTTGATCTGCGCCTTGATATTGAACGCCGTAAAAAACATAAGGAAAGAGATCTTAAACGCGATAAATCCAGGGAGTCGGTGGACTCGAGAGATTCAAGTCACTCAAGGGAAAGATCAACTGAGAAAACGGAGAAAAGTCACAAAGGCTCAAAGAAAAA GAAACACCGACGGGTGCGTGAGAGATCCAGGTCCAGCTCGTCGTCGTCGTGGTCCTCTCACTCCGTCAAAGCAGAGGAGTATCCcgaggagactgaggagagggaggagagctCCACAGGCTTTGACAAATCCCGGCTTGGGACTAAGGAATTCTCTGGTCCAAATGAGAGAGGAAGAGCGAGAGGAACCTTT TTCAGAGCTCGAGGGAGAGGATGGGGCAGAGGCAACTTTTCAggcaacaacaacagcaacagtGGCGGCAACAATGACTTCCAGAAGCGCAGCAGAGAGGAGGAGTGGGACCCTGAGTACACACCTAAGAGCAAGAAATACTACTTG CACGACGACCGCGAGGGCGAGGGCACGGACAAGTGGGTGAACAGGGGCCGCGGCCGTGGCGCCTTCCCCCGGGGAAGAGGCCGCTTCATGTTCCGCAAGTCCAGCACCAGCCCCAAGTGGGCTCATGACAAGTTCAGTGGGGAAGAGGGAGAAATCGAAGACGACGAAAGCGGAACGGAAAACCGGGAGGAAAAGGACGCCCTGCAGACGACGGCCGAGTAG
- the EVA1B gene encoding protein eva-1 homolog B isoform X2, with protein sequence MLNRPCSLFPRSSQSAAALPPPPSRPDAQHVPPLEPLRTARHRMESRRRDMELLSNSMAAYAHIRANPESFGLYFVLGVCFGLVLTLCLLVLRLSCRPSPRPPARPGDISEDDEDDEEDEDEEDTVDRAASESLLPVTEIPLESHGPGDGALAVNVFASAEELERAQRLEERERIIREIWRNGQPDILGSGTIGTLGRVHYY encoded by the exons ATGCTAAACAGACCTTGCTCTCTCTTCCCTCGCTCCAGCCAAAGTGCAGCGGCTCTGCCGCCGCCGCCTTCCCGCCCCG ATGCCCAGCATGTGCCGCCCCTGGAGCCGCTGAGAACCGCCAGGCACAGGATGGAGAGTCGCCGGAgggacatggagctgctcagcaaCAGCATGGCCGCGTACGCCCACATCCGAG CCAACCCCGAGAGCTTCGGGCTCTACTTCGTGCTGGGCGTCTGCTTCGGGCTGGTGCtcaccctgtgcctgctggTGCTGCGCTTGTCCTGCCGGCCCTCCCCGCGGCCCCCGGCGCGCCCCGGCGACATCAGCGAGGACGACGAGGACGACGAGGAGGACGAGGACGAAGAGGACACCGTCGACCGCGCAGCGTCTGAGTCGCTGCTGCCGGTGACCGAGATCCCGCTGGAAAGCCACGGTCCCGGGGACGGGGCGCTGGCCGTGAACGTGTTCGCGTCGGCCGAGGAGCTGGAGCGGGCGCAGCGGCTGGAGGAGCGGGAGCGCATCATCCGCGAGATCTGGCGCAACGGGCAGCCCGACATCCTGGGATCCGGCACCATCGGCACCCTGGGCCGCGTCCACTACTACTGA